The Prevotella fusca JCM 17724 genome includes a window with the following:
- a CDS encoding Y-family DNA polymerase: protein MSSSRKSSSRTYIAIDLKSFYASVECVGRELDPMTTNLVVADVGRTEKTICLAVSPSLKAYGLPGRARLFEVVQRLREVNEERRTSAGKTFTGKSYDAKELEQHPDWAVDYVTAMPRMAHYIQYSAKIYNVYLRYIAPEDIHVYSIDEVFIDATSYLYSYRMTAHELARKMIRDVLRETGITATAGIGTNMYLCKVAMDIVAKHIPADKDGVRIAELDEKSYREKLWNHRPLTDFWRVGRGIAQRLYSYGIDTMGKIARCSIHQEELLYKLFGVNAELLIDHAWGWEPCTMEMVKAYRPESCSMSSGQVLQDAYTFRKARVVVQEMADAIALDLVEKRCVTDQLVLYVGYDRESLTSSAGKGYAGPVAVDWYGRKVPKSAHGTANLHRFTSSARLIGEAVLALYDEVVDKRLLIRRLSISTNHVISEERMKQKTHKPVELDMFTDYEAVRREQEVEAAELVRERRIQETIINIKNRFGKNSLLRGLNFDEGSTARDRNKQIGGHKA, encoded by the coding sequence ATGTCTTCATCGAGAAAATCATCCAGTAGAACTTACATTGCTATAGACCTTAAATCGTTCTATGCAAGTGTGGAATGTGTGGGACGTGAACTTGATCCGATGACGACCAATCTTGTCGTTGCTGATGTGGGGAGGACGGAAAAGACCATCTGTCTTGCCGTGTCACCTTCTCTGAAAGCATACGGTCTGCCTGGGCGTGCACGTCTGTTTGAGGTCGTACAACGTCTGAGAGAGGTCAATGAGGAACGGAGAACTTCAGCGGGAAAAACGTTTACAGGAAAGTCATACGATGCAAAAGAACTGGAACAACACCCAGACTGGGCAGTCGATTATGTGACAGCTATGCCCCGTATGGCGCATTATATCCAGTACAGTGCGAAGATATACAATGTCTATCTGCGGTATATTGCACCAGAAGACATACATGTGTATTCAATAGACGAGGTGTTTATCGATGCTACTTCTTACCTTTACAGCTATCGGATGACTGCCCATGAACTGGCAAGGAAGATGATACGTGATGTCTTGCGTGAGACGGGTATTACAGCAACTGCGGGCATAGGCACGAACATGTATCTTTGTAAGGTAGCGATGGATATTGTTGCAAAGCATATTCCTGCCGATAAGGACGGCGTGCGTATTGCCGAATTGGATGAGAAAAGCTATCGTGAGAAACTTTGGAATCATCGTCCGCTTACAGACTTCTGGCGTGTAGGAAGGGGTATAGCACAGCGTCTGTATTCCTATGGTATTGACACGATGGGCAAGATTGCACGTTGTTCCATCCATCAGGAGGAACTGCTCTATAAACTTTTTGGAGTAAATGCAGAGCTGCTTATTGATCATGCTTGGGGATGGGAACCCTGTACGATGGAGATGGTCAAGGCTTATCGACCGGAGAGTTGTTCGATGAGCAGTGGTCAGGTGCTACAGGATGCTTACACTTTTCGTAAGGCAAGAGTCGTAGTGCAGGAGATGGCAGATGCCATTGCGCTGGACTTGGTAGAGAAACGTTGTGTAACAGACCAACTCGTTTTGTACGTTGGTTACGACCGTGAAAGTTTGACGTCATCAGCTGGAAAGGGATATGCTGGTCCTGTCGCAGTTGACTGGTATGGACGTAAAGTGCCGAAGAGTGCTCACGGAACAGCCAATCTTCATCGCTTTACGTCTTCCGCCCGCCTAATTGGGGAGGCTGTTCTTGCACTTTATGACGAGGTTGTTGACAAAAGATTATTAATCAGAAGACTGAGTATCTCAACAAATCACGTCATTAGCGAAGAACGGATGAAACAAAAGACACATAAACCTGTTGAGCTTGATATGTTTACTGATTATGAAGCAGTGAGGAGGGAACAGGAGGTAGAAGCAGCTGAGTTGGTACGTGAACGAAGGATACAGGAAACCATTATCAACATCAAAAACAGATTTGGAAAGAATTCTCTGCTCCGTGGGTTGAACTTTGATGAAGGGTCAACGGCAAGGGATCGAAACAAACAGATAGGAGGACATAAGGCATGA